The sequence below is a genomic window from Brienomyrus brachyistius isolate T26 unplaced genomic scaffold, BBRACH_0.4 scaffold74, whole genome shotgun sequence.
AACGTAATCTACTGTTAATTTTTGTAATCAAAGCATTTTGCCACGTAGTCTACAAGCCTACATGTATATCCGTGTACAGGTAATGGATACGTCCAGGTGGATAATATTTTGGCGTTTTAAAACAAAGTCCAAAAATCAATCTacttatatattcattttagtATATTATGATAAGACATGCAGAAAACAATTATTTTAAATTGGAATACTAAATAATTTTAATTGGAGTCAATGTAAAACAATGTGTAGGCCTACATGATGGACAAAAAAACAGCCGTCGCCTTAATTCATGCCAGTACAATTGTAGACCTCTCCTGCTGCAAAACGGGGGGAAAAAATTGAAAATTTCCAGTAAAACACGTACACAGCTGCGATTAACTTTTTTACAGGTTTGAATGCATGTTTGGGAATTAGCAGGGAGGTGAGGCGCATATTGTAAGTACATGAAAACTCCCATTTACAACAGGACTGTCATCTCCCACACATCCGGCGTGACGGAAACGCCTTCGGACAGCAATCTTGcggcaaatctgtattattccattataaacataaaattaGCTACGTCAAAAAGCGACGGGGCAGCCTGCAAACCTGCATTATTTACAAattaataaaactcttacatacatgtgtgtgcagacttgtctcactcctgccagctgaccaatacacacatacacaaacacagataTCACCGAAATAATTTATACGGTAAGTTTTAAAATATAGGCCTACATCTTAATAACATGGGATTAGCCCCTCAGTGTCAGTAATATGCTGACCAACGCACGGCAAACCCGATAGATATAGTCAAACGAATAAATACTGAGGTCTAAGCGTTTAAATAATTTTATgcactatttttatttttgtaaaataaaaaatagctgTTCTCAGTATTCGAATATAAGCGAACAGTGAATATATGTATTGAATCGCATTGGATCTAGCCGAGTTAGCGTTGACgtggtttattttatttatttgcagtgtAATTAATGTGTATTAGTTTTACGATTATTGTAATTGATAATTGTATTGTATTTAGTGCACATCGTCATTACACTGTTGGTTTTGTGAAAGACATTAAAACTTATAACGAACATTAGAACGTAATGTCTAAAACACCCGGTAACATGTTACGTTGCCAAGCAACGCTTCCGAGTTTCCTTGGCATAGGCTGTCCACGTTAAAGTTGGGAGTCCCATACTGCTGCTGTCACGGTGGGCCCCGTTCATTAGGGAAAGGTGCTATTTCGCCGGACTTCTAAAAAAGTAACTGACCGAGAGTAAATAAACAGCGCCTCAGGCCCCTGCTTCCGGATCCTGGCTACAGCATACAGGCCATCGAACCCCGCGCCATAAACGGGAAGCGGCGGCGGCGCCTCCCGCCCCTTGGCCGTGCGCCTCATTCACCCTCCGCCGTACTTGCGCTTTTCCTGGGCGACGAGATTCAAACACTCAGCAATTTCTTGTTGGGCAAGACTAGATTAACCGGGGACAGTGAGACACACACGGTGTGCGCCCATTTCCGTGTCATGGCTTGGTAATGAGATATAATACTACCCATCATCCGAATGTGTTTTTAAACAGGGATATGACATACGTGCATTTCGTCCCGTACTTTTAAAATCGTTTATTATTTTGGCAAGCTTAAGTTGTTAATGTACATGTTattgttatcattattatttctataatAAAAGAAAACGTCATGTAGCATCACCCCGTACATACGAAAATGCGTCGTGGTTGTAAACAGCAGTACATGGTGTGTTAatttgtgttaatttaacatAACTGTAGGGACGACGAAAATCTAATAAAAGCAGCCATGAGACAGTAGCACTGTCGTTTGTGGTAGTTCTTTTATTAACTGAGAAATCACCCGTATTCCTATTTCACTGGCTATGTACAATATAATTAAAGAGACATGCTGTTTTTCATATTAAAAGTAAACGTCAAACCCTAGAAAGCCAGTGATTTTGTGACTTCGCCTTAGGGCTACGCGTTTGTGTCTGGGCCGTGCCAGCCTTTTGTACCTACTTATCAACGCGAAAGCTACGGTATTCGCTCCAAGGCCAAATAATAGTATTTTCCGATACTGTCGTCATACCGCACATTGGCTTTGACGTCAGTGTCCCCATATGGACGAGCGGAAGTTCATTTGCATCGTGCCCTTGTAACGTGGTGGGAGGGTGTTTCATGCAGTCATCCAATCACATGGCTTATATTACGTTGAAGGACAGCGATTGGGCACAAACGCCTAGCAATCAAGATGTTGACTGGATTATGTAACTCTTTTGTACTTCCCAACTTAAAAGGAGATCAGAGACGCCTTCGGTTCAGTACTTAGGATGTTCATGCATTCGCCAGCTGGTACTGTTTGTTTTCGTTAGTTAGattcattttgttgttttgcGGCAATAGCTTTTTAACCTAAAATTTCTGTAGAAATCAACTGCCAGGGGTTCTTCGAAATTAAAGAGAATTAACGTCTAGGAACGTTTTCGTGAATTTTAAAGACTCTTTAGAACTTCACAGGACCGCTTTCTCCTTAAAGGATTCAACCACCCAGCTCATCTACAGAAGTTAAGCAAAATGACCAACGGCGGCAGTTGCAAAGCGGAGATGGCCCCGGAGGTAGCGGCCGCGGCCGGCTTTGTTGCCAGTCTGTTGGGGACCAGGGGCTTCCTCACTGAACAACAACTGCAAGTGTTCAAGGACTGCTTACAGCAGGCACTATCAGGTAAATAATCGTTTTATTAAAACCCGAAAGGCTAAATATTAATCTGTTGCAACAATTGTTTCCACTAGGAATGCAAAGAAGTGATGTAATTCACCGAACAAGGGCCAGTTAGACCGCTGCTTTTGCGAGGTTTTGTTTCATTTGTCTACGATCCTATCTTCTGCATTTGCTTTATGAACTAAATTGAAGATGCGAGCTCTTTGTTATGCCCCCTATTCCCCTCTCGTGCGCTACGTGCCCTGGCTGCCTCCCCCCCAGTTGTTCTAGTTGCTGTTTGGCGTCTTTTTAAGGAACTAGTTCTTACCGATGTTTTGCTCTTTAGTTGGCGTTGCTCGCCAGGATCTCATGCCTGTAGTTGTAATAACCCATTCATATGTAGCATTACTCGGTTTGATTTTCTTACGTCTCTCTTGTTTCTGTTTGCAGAGCACTACGCGCACCACTGGTTTCCAGAAAGACCCCAGAGGGGTTCTGGTTACCGCTGCATTCGGATTAACCATGAAATGGACCCTATCATAAGCAAAGTCGCCACCCGCATTGGTTTGAATAGCCAGCAGCTCTTTCTTCTCCTGCCGCGGGAGCTGACACTCTGGGTGGATCCCTACGAGGTTTCCTACAGGATCGGAGAGGACGGATCCATCTGCGTGCTTTACGAAGCCGAAGTGCCGGCCGCCGTCTCTGGAACCGGCGGCGATAACGCGCGCAATCCCGGCGTCAACTGCAAAAGCTTCATGATGGGCCGCACAAGCCCCCCGAAAACCTACCTGATGACCGTGTCCAGTTAGGCGTGAAACCGGCCAGGAAGGAAGTGCGGAAGACGGCCGGTGCGTGAACCAGCAGGGAGCTCCGGGCTCCTTTGACCAACCAAGACTTTGGACCTTGTTTAGTATCTGAATAACTGTTTTTGGCACTGCCCTTCCATCTTCTActaaattgtatttatttattcgaGGCTCTTTCCCTCAGCCCTCCCGAATACTGAAGCACTATTAAGACTCTGCTGTTCCCAGTGGCATTggtcgtatatatatatagtgttttGGGTAACATTTCTGACGCTGTTTAGAGGCCTATAATTACTTTACTTACTATGATTACCTTAACTGACAAGCTGAATAGTGTACATCTTTTTACCACCTGGGGTAATGAGATTTCCAAGCTGGCTTCCCAACTGAAAAAATGGTGCAATACTCCTTTTTTAGCAAAGATACAAGGGCAAAATATCATTGATACTTGGGGAAACCTTTGAAATGCACTACTTGTTTATTGGCTATTTGTTTTCTACCCCAGATATGAAACCAAAAAACAAGTTATGCCTTTGCTATGCAGCTAGACTGTTTGCTGTACTGTTGGAACTGGGTTTTAGATCAGCAATCGTTTGCAGTCTTAAAAGCAATAAGTGGACTTTCTTGCCTTAAGTGATGTGATAGTGTTTCATGTCATTTGTTTGATATGTTGAATACCTTCATTGTGCAACTCGTTTTTAATGATGGATACATGTAAATCTGGAAATGGATCACTGGTGCATTTCaacctgtgtgctgtggtgggaATCCGACCCGATCCATGGAGGTGGGCTGTTGCTGGGAGGTGACTGGGCGACCTGCTAACACATGTTGATGCTGGAGTGTGACGTTCTCCAAtcgtagcttttctcatttttcaGCTGTTGAGCAGCTTATTTGTTTACGGTGGGTTATATTTTCTCTTCACATTTGATTTGTAAGCTGTGACGACAAgtgtacattttgtttttatgaatTTGTGTACATAGGTATATGTACAGTTTTGTACTTGAGATGaagtaatttttaaaataaaccttTATGATCattacattttccactttttctgTTGACTGGACATTTTCTTTCCCGGTTTCTCCACTGTCATTCAGGGTGTTTACATTTGAGTAAAAATCACATTTATATATCGCATTTATATATCCGAATGGCTTAAATGCATTTAGCATTTGCATATGATTTCTTGTCCTCCAAAAAGCAGACAGATGTCACTCGACCTGTGTTTATATTACAGAGAATTAGTTTAGATTGTTGTGCTGTAGCTTGTTGCGCTTCCATGTACATACTTTTCTGTTTAGTTGCATGTTTGCATTGCTGGCTTTCATCTCTTCCCTCCTATGCTGTGTGTGGTTGTTGTCACCCACAGCCCTGGTAACCTAGAATAAGATCAGAAAATTCCCCTCTGAGTTCTCCTCCAGTTCCCTTTCAGTGCTGTAGTGCTGGGGAAACTTGAGGTCAGCTGTGGAAAGTACAGCCGTCGGTTGTTCTAGTGCCACGGTTTCGGCTCTGATTTTTGTGCCTGCCGTTGGCGTTTTGTGGGCCCAGCTGCTCTCTGCCTGTTTTGACTGCTGGCTGGAGGGTGGAGCCATGTGCTCTTCGGCGTGTCTGACATCATCTCTTCtgaaaaaacagaaatgaaCTCTATTGTTGGAAATAAGTGACAGTGGCCACACATGAATGCTCCGTTTCAAGTACATTTTCTTGGCTATAATTTAACTTGGTTAACATTACtttgtttaaacccttaattaatttataaaaacaatgttttattttcatCCCGTAATTCCTGTGGCCTCATTTGGGCTGAATCTTAAAATAGCTGTTAGACATGGTCTGTGGCATTCCTTAGGAAGACCGGAGCTGAGCTTTTTCGGCCATAGCTCTTAGAAAGTACGAAGTATAAAACCGCAATTTAGAAATCCCCCAGTGTCACAGGAGCTGATgttttaaaaggggggggggtcatgataGACTAATGGATTATGAGCCATAAAGAAAAACTGGATTAATTTTTATAACTTAAAGTTAATTACCACTCAAAACTGAGTGGTAATAATTGACGTAATTGTAATATCTCACGGAAGACACTTCTTCAGATACAgaagaaattacatttttacgGGACTAACTATACAGAGCACATTCAGTACTCTGGTAAATAATGGGCAGAGCTGGTGGTGTCTCCTTAATACAAGTACTTTACTGAACTTCTTTAACATTCAGCCATATAATCACTCATAACAA
It includes:
- the LOC125726667 gene encoding protein BTG2-like, producing MTNGGSCKAEMAPEVAAAAGFVASLLGTRGFLTEQQLQVFKDCLQQALSEHYAHHWFPERPQRGSGYRCIRINHEMDPIISKVATRIGLNSQQLFLLLPRELTLWVDPYEVSYRIGEDGSICVLYEAEVPAAVSGTGGDNARNPGVNCKSFMMGRTSPPKTYLMTVSS